The Novosphingobium sp. PP1Y genome window below encodes:
- a CDS encoding Atxe2 family lasso peptide isopeptidase codes for MRLRDMGASYEVPPWADMVPAESQSIALSPDGTKLAFSIRRGNPDTNDFCLGIFVLDLVGNTRPIMIDEGGELIRLKSEFRGKAGYPTGIAVSRLPRWTPDGKAVLFLKQVDGVAQVWRAAGDGSGSRPVTHSQDDVLDFRIGGDGHSIIYKTQPGLRAGLKSIGREGREGFHYDDRFAPMASNRPFVPGPLPYRTWVQADGPDARGRQASSEQRALFEPGPAAPPGTVAQAVSRRGDYAWLTVQGKHFPPRLTLRAMLRDGRKMTCTSAACDRSVSQFWWSSEGGLRFMRREGWDREATAIYEWQPGSGEPRRLFLTNDLLASCIPVDEGLICLREASNRPRYISRIALPSGKSTRLYDPNPEFRRLQLGKVERLHWRNADGFEVFGDLVLPVGYKQGQRYPLVVVQYESRGFLRGGTGDDYPIQLFAAHGFAVLSFDRPIDYGTTVGAKTVSEAQAANDKDFADRRSVQSALETGIGMLVKRGIVDPARIGITGLSDGASTGQFALINSDLFKAAAFSSCCWDSSLAISVGPGAMPTFADTYPSVLSDDDPVWNPVSIARNAARLDVPILFQISDGELLSTLTGYTALRDHHQPADMYVYPGEYHIKWQPAHRLAIYRRSLAWFEFWLGSDGPIDAPDDELERWDDLRREKAGKGKATQRAPE; via the coding sequence GTGCGCCTGCGCGATATGGGTGCGAGCTACGAGGTGCCGCCGTGGGCCGACATGGTACCTGCCGAGAGCCAATCGATCGCGCTTTCTCCGGACGGCACGAAACTCGCCTTTTCGATAAGGCGCGGCAATCCGGACACGAACGATTTCTGCCTTGGCATCTTCGTTCTCGATCTGGTCGGCAATACCAGGCCCATCATGATCGACGAGGGCGGGGAGCTCATTCGCCTGAAGAGCGAGTTTCGGGGGAAGGCAGGCTATCCGACCGGGATCGCCGTGAGCCGCCTCCCGCGCTGGACGCCTGACGGAAAAGCGGTGTTGTTCCTCAAGCAGGTGGACGGGGTCGCGCAGGTCTGGCGCGCGGCCGGCGATGGATCGGGCAGCAGGCCCGTTACCCATAGCCAAGACGATGTTCTCGACTTTCGCATCGGCGGGGACGGACATTCGATAATCTACAAGACGCAGCCGGGCCTACGCGCCGGCCTCAAATCCATCGGGCGAGAAGGGCGGGAAGGTTTTCATTACGATGATCGCTTCGCGCCCATGGCAAGCAACCGTCCTTTTGTCCCGGGACCGCTGCCTTATCGCACATGGGTTCAGGCCGACGGACCGGATGCGCGGGGCCGGCAAGCGAGCAGCGAGCAGCGAGCGCTGTTTGAACCGGGCCCAGCCGCGCCGCCGGGAACTGTCGCACAGGCAGTCTCGCGGCGCGGCGATTATGCCTGGCTCACGGTTCAAGGCAAACACTTCCCGCCGCGCCTGACCTTGAGGGCGATGCTGCGCGATGGGCGCAAGATGACTTGCACCTCTGCGGCTTGCGATCGGTCCGTATCGCAGTTCTGGTGGAGCAGTGAAGGTGGTCTTCGCTTCATGCGGCGCGAGGGTTGGGACCGCGAAGCCACGGCGATCTATGAATGGCAGCCGGGTTCAGGAGAGCCGCGACGCCTGTTTCTGACCAACGATCTGCTCGCCAGCTGCATTCCTGTAGATGAGGGTCTCATCTGTCTGCGCGAGGCGAGCAATCGGCCTCGCTACATCTCCAGGATCGCGCTACCCTCGGGCAAGTCGACCCGGCTCTATGACCCCAATCCTGAATTCCGCAGGCTGCAGTTAGGCAAGGTCGAACGGCTGCACTGGCGCAATGCCGACGGGTTCGAAGTCTTCGGCGACCTGGTCCTTCCCGTCGGGTACAAGCAAGGTCAGCGATACCCGCTTGTCGTGGTGCAATACGAATCGCGCGGGTTCCTGCGCGGCGGGACGGGCGATGATTACCCGATCCAGCTTTTTGCCGCGCATGGCTTTGCCGTGTTGAGCTTTGATCGTCCGATCGACTACGGAACGACCGTTGGTGCAAAGACCGTGTCCGAGGCGCAAGCTGCCAATGACAAGGATTTTGCCGACAGACGAAGCGTGCAGTCCGCTCTCGAGACCGGAATTGGGATGCTCGTGAAGCGCGGCATTGTCGACCCGGCGCGTATCGGCATTACCGGACTGAGCGACGGGGCTTCGACCGGCCAGTTTGCCCTCATCAACTCTGACCTGTTCAAGGCTGCGGCTTTCAGTTCGTGCTGCTGGGATTCCTCGCTTGCCATCAGCGTGGGGCCGGGCGCCATGCCGACTTTTGCCGATACCTATCCCAGCGTGCTCAGCGATGACGATCCGGTCTGGAATCCGGTTTCGATCGCCAGGAATGCTGCGCGCCTAGATGTGCCGATTCTGTTCCAGATTTCCGATGGGGAACTGCTGAGTACCTTGACTGGCTACACCGCGCTTCGCGATCATCATCAGCCCGCGGATATGTACGTTTATCCTGGGGAATATCACATCAAATGGCAGCCGGCGCACCGCCTTGCGATCTACAGGCGCAGCCTTGCCTGGTTTGAGTTCTGGTTGGGAAGCGACGGCCCGATCGATGCACCCGATGACGAGTTGGAACGCTGGGATGATTTACGCCGGGAGAAGGCTGGCAAGGGCAAAGCAACTCAGCGAGCTCCTGAATGA
- a CDS encoding asparagine synthase-related protein, translating to MSGLEFLIAVFREPELLDQWARHIAERTGWQRITIGGPIAIFVSDSCPFIAESTAPTHAVLGSIFARYGPPERCNGLDAKTAQELRTGSLARLLHEYWGAYLAVRQRSDELLVTRDPSAAMPCLYTHTSGGVLMASSIAAMKHASIPRPSVAMNNVADCLFRADLPSPQTALEGIEELAPGTSLVIDANGCRVVPTWSPWDHVMINSAVTFEDHVEQLRRALQNTAVAWASAAGPVLLGVSGGLDSSILATCLRRSTPPALCATLATKDAEGDERHFARKICDHLGMELVEAHYDLADICLDRPARPHMPRPTGRIIAQGYNAAMSRIASEHGVTAFMTGNGGDNVFGFSQSAGAIADRLLHEGLSSAVWHTSKDVCQLTGCSLREAWQAAIRILCRPRAYRWRPNRRFLSRDALAQLDATALTHPWLDAPDGALPGKAAHIASLLRIQRHLDGSGQLGDVAVINPLMSQPVLEACLAIPSWMWCRNGQNRSVAREAFRDLMPPSVTDRVSKGGPDGFGTQILEHFRETMRERLLDGALASHGIVDRSALEQRLSDAKPNWGADQVRILELLEAEAWIGHWQSH from the coding sequence GTGAGCGGCCTGGAATTCCTGATCGCGGTATTTCGCGAGCCGGAACTGCTTGATCAGTGGGCTCGCCACATCGCCGAACGTACCGGATGGCAACGCATCACGATTGGCGGGCCCATCGCCATCTTCGTCAGTGATTCCTGTCCGTTCATAGCCGAGAGCACGGCACCCACTCACGCCGTGCTGGGCAGCATATTTGCCCGCTATGGTCCGCCCGAGCGCTGCAACGGACTCGATGCGAAGACCGCACAAGAATTGCGAACCGGTTCGCTTGCAAGGCTCTTGCATGAGTACTGGGGCGCTTATCTTGCCGTGCGCCAGCGCAGCGACGAACTGCTCGTCACGCGTGATCCCAGCGCCGCCATGCCTTGCCTCTATACGCATACTTCCGGCGGGGTTCTCATGGCCTCGAGCATTGCGGCGATGAAACATGCCAGCATTCCCAGGCCCAGCGTCGCGATGAACAATGTCGCAGACTGTCTCTTCCGCGCAGATCTGCCCTCGCCGCAAACAGCCTTGGAGGGGATTGAGGAACTCGCTCCCGGGACGAGCCTTGTCATTGATGCCAACGGTTGCAGGGTGGTGCCGACCTGGTCCCCCTGGGACCATGTCATGATCAACAGTGCCGTGACGTTTGAAGACCATGTCGAACAACTACGCCGCGCCTTGCAGAATACGGCAGTTGCCTGGGCCAGCGCGGCAGGTCCGGTTCTCCTCGGCGTTTCTGGGGGTCTCGATTCCTCGATCCTCGCCACCTGCTTGCGCCGCTCAACGCCCCCAGCCCTGTGCGCCACGCTTGCAACAAAAGATGCCGAAGGCGACGAGCGACACTTTGCGCGCAAGATTTGTGATCATTTGGGCATGGAACTCGTCGAGGCCCACTACGACCTTGCCGATATCTGCCTTGACCGACCTGCACGCCCTCACATGCCGCGTCCTACCGGCCGCATCATTGCGCAAGGTTACAATGCCGCTATGTCGCGGATAGCCAGCGAACATGGCGTCACCGCATTTATGACCGGCAATGGCGGGGACAACGTTTTCGGCTTCTCGCAATCCGCCGGCGCCATTGCCGACAGGCTGCTGCATGAGGGTCTGTCATCGGCCGTTTGGCACACGAGCAAGGACGTCTGCCAGCTGACAGGATGCAGCCTTCGCGAGGCCTGGCAGGCAGCAATACGAATCCTGTGTCGCCCGCGGGCGTATCGCTGGCGTCCCAACCGGCGGTTCTTGAGCAGGGATGCTCTCGCCCAACTCGACGCGACGGCGCTTACCCATCCCTGGCTCGATGCGCCAGACGGAGCCCTCCCCGGCAAGGCCGCCCATATTGCCTCTCTGCTCAGAATTCAGCGACACCTCGACGGGAGCGGACAACTCGGCGATGTGGCCGTAATCAACCCGCTGATGTCGCAACCGGTCCTTGAGGCCTGCCTTGCGATCCCTTCCTGGATGTGGTGCCGAAACGGCCAGAATCGATCGGTCGCACGCGAAGCCTTCCGAGATCTGATGCCTCCATCGGTCACCGATCGCGTCTCGAAAGGCGGACCCGATGGCTTTGGGACGCAGATCCTGGAGCACTTCCGCGAGACCATGCGCGAACGTCTGCTTGATGGGGCTCTGGCAAGCCATGGCATTGTCGATCGAAGCGCACTCGAGCAGCGGCTCAGCGATGCCAAGCCAAATTGGGGCGCTGACCAGGTGCGCATTCTCGAATTGCTCGAAGCCGAAGCCTGGATCGGTCATTGGCAGTCGCATTGA
- a CDS encoding lasso peptide biosynthesis B2 protein, with protein MVVPPLSSVHFCLVGTRAVFLDIRANRYFALPEKLNTSFVSAIGDCVMGTVTPDELAALKTGMDDLLALKGIVSVQEFQPFPAATSDHAPDSNSVPIPALLLLQVAIACFSAKLLVRLCPLHWLLAYIGHNHPHKLQPPSTQMLDHLAGAFQRVQVLMGKDGNCLPHTLAFVWLSRRLGYTPRLIIGVRINPFGAHCWCQDGPVVLNDHYENVRTYQPIFVL; from the coding sequence ATGGTTGTGCCGCCCTTGTCCTCTGTCCATTTCTGCCTCGTGGGCACCCGCGCTGTGTTTCTCGATATTCGGGCGAACCGGTATTTTGCATTGCCTGAAAAGCTGAACACGTCGTTTGTCTCGGCCATCGGCGATTGCGTCATGGGTACTGTCACCCCCGACGAGCTCGCCGCACTCAAAACTGGCATGGATGATCTGTTAGCCTTGAAAGGCATCGTCAGTGTGCAGGAGTTCCAGCCTTTTCCCGCTGCAACATCCGATCACGCGCCCGATAGCAATTCAGTTCCCATTCCGGCGCTGTTGCTGCTGCAGGTCGCAATCGCCTGCTTTTCAGCCAAGTTGCTCGTCAGGCTTTGTCCGCTTCACTGGCTTCTTGCGTACATCGGACACAACCACCCCCACAAGCTGCAACCACCGAGCACACAGATGCTCGATCACCTCGCCGGGGCGTTCCAGCGTGTACAGGTCCTCATGGGCAAGGATGGCAATTGCCTCCCTCACACGCTCGCCTTCGTCTGGCTGAGCCGCAGGCTGGGATATACGCCACGCCTGATCATCGGCGTCCGCATAAACCCGTTTGGGGCGCATTGCTGGTGCCAGGACGGGCCGGTGGTCCTCAATGACCATTATGAGAATGTGCGAACCTATCAACCGATCTTCGTCCTGTGA
- a CDS encoding benenodin family lasso peptide, which produces MEKTIDTLEDKVVDLGSVTEETRGIVGALEDQQGGQRAALGLTDD; this is translated from the coding sequence ATGGAAAAGACCATTGATACCCTCGAAGACAAAGTCGTCGATCTCGGCTCGGTGACTGAAGAAACCCGCGGCATCGTGGGTGCACTCGAAGACCAGCAGGGCGGCCAACGTGCTGCTCTTGGCCTCACCGACGACTGA